One Vibrio campbellii CAIM 519 = NBRC 15631 = ATCC 25920 genomic window carries:
- the gmhB gene encoding D-glycero-beta-D-manno-heptose 1,7-bisphosphate 7-phosphatase, whose amino-acid sequence MAKPAVFIDRDGVINVDHGYVHDEHDFEYIDGVFEATKALKEKGYLLVLVTNQSGIARGKFSEDRFLSLTQWMDWNFADNGVEFDGIYYCPHHPEHGIGEYKQDCDCRKPKPGMFISARDFLKIDMEKSVMIGDKAEDMMAAEAAGVGTKILVRTGKPVTEQGEAIATAVLDSIADVPAYLNK is encoded by the coding sequence TTGGCAAAACCTGCTGTTTTTATCGATCGTGACGGCGTGATTAACGTTGACCACGGTTACGTTCATGATGAACATGATTTTGAGTACATTGACGGTGTGTTTGAAGCGACAAAAGCGCTGAAAGAGAAAGGCTACCTGTTGGTGCTTGTGACCAATCAATCTGGCATTGCACGTGGTAAATTCAGCGAAGACCGTTTCTTGTCTCTGACTCAATGGATGGATTGGAACTTTGCTGACAATGGCGTTGAGTTCGACGGCATTTACTACTGCCCACATCATCCTGAGCATGGCATCGGTGAGTACAAGCAAGATTGTGACTGCCGCAAGCCAAAACCAGGCATGTTCATTTCTGCGCGTGACTTCTTGAAGATCGACATGGAGAAATCTGTGATGATCGGCGACAAAGCCGAAGACATGATGGCAGCAGAGGCGGCAGGCGTTGGCACTAAGATTTTGGTTCGTACTGGTAAACCAGTAACGGAACAAGGCGAAGCGATTGCTACGGCTGTACTTGATAGCATTGCCGATGTGCCTGCGTACCTAAACAAGTAA
- the treR gene encoding trehalose operon repressor TreR — protein MSKKLTILDIAKLAGVGKSTVSRVLTNDPKVKPQTREKVEQIIRESGYVPSKSAQSMRGGSQKVVGVIISRLDSPSENRAVGTMLSALYSAGYDVVIMESQFARDKTNEHLDVLKRRNVDGVIVFGFTGCDEQALAEWGNRIVVIAMDTQLVSSINYDNQGVIDMALSHLEQQSISRIAYIGVDPEDRTTGLARLNAYHAWCEQKRVEPCFQTGKLSHESAYQLVDQVLQPDTQAIACASDTIALGVIKRLQEIGREDVVVTGVGGNELLSFLFPNVFSVDPGYAHAGEKAAKMLINQLNGDESVVHFTQQPIRH, from the coding sequence ATGAGCAAAAAACTCACCATTCTTGATATCGCGAAATTGGCTGGCGTGGGCAAATCGACGGTTAGCCGTGTACTTACCAATGATCCCAAGGTAAAACCGCAAACGCGTGAGAAGGTTGAACAAATCATTCGTGAATCAGGCTATGTGCCATCCAAATCAGCACAATCGATGCGTGGTGGCAGCCAGAAAGTGGTCGGCGTGATCATTTCTCGTCTCGATTCCCCATCAGAAAACCGTGCCGTTGGCACTATGCTTAGTGCTTTGTACTCGGCAGGGTACGACGTGGTGATCATGGAGAGCCAGTTCGCTCGCGATAAAACCAACGAGCATTTGGACGTTCTTAAACGTCGCAATGTCGATGGGGTGATCGTGTTTGGCTTTACTGGGTGTGATGAGCAAGCGTTAGCGGAGTGGGGCAATCGCATTGTCGTGATCGCCATGGACACTCAATTGGTTTCTTCGATCAACTATGATAACCAAGGTGTTATCGACATGGCGCTCTCCCATCTGGAACAGCAATCTATTTCTCGTATTGCCTACATCGGCGTTGACCCAGAAGATCGCACAACGGGCCTTGCTCGTCTAAATGCTTACCACGCTTGGTGTGAGCAAAAGCGTGTTGAACCTTGTTTTCAAACCGGCAAACTTAGCCACGAAAGCGCCTACCAGCTGGTGGATCAAGTTCTTCAACCCGATACGCAAGCCATCGCTTGTGCCAGTGACACTATCGCTCTCGGTGTGATCAAACGTCTGCAAGAAATCGGACGTGAAGATGTGGTGGTCACTGGTGTGGGGGGCAACGAACTACTCTCGTTCCTTTTTCCAAATGTCTTCAGCGTGGATCCGGGCTATGCACATGCCGGTGAGAAAGCCGCTAAGATGCTGATCAATCAGTTAAACGGTGATGAGTCTGTGGTGCATTTTACCCAGCAACCGATCCGCCATTAA
- the treB gene encoding PTS trehalose transporter subunit IIBC yields the protein MSKIARQDVERLIELVGGSDNIASVSHCLTRLRFVLNDTDKADTKQLDALPMVKGCFTNAGQFQVVIGTEVDEVYKVLIELSGKSEASKDESKNAARQNMNIVERGISHLAEIFVPLLPAIITGGLILGFRNVIGDIKMFDGQTLTEISQFWATVHSFLWLIGEAIFFFLPVGVCWSTVKKLGGTPILGITLGVTLVSPQLMNAYLIGKQVPEVWDFGLFAIEKVGYQAQVIPAMLAGVALAFIETNLKRIIPSYLYLVVVPFVSIIVSVILAHSIIGPFGRMLGDGVAFAAKAAMTGDFAMIGSTIFGFLYAPLVITGIHHTTNAVDLQLMQELGGTPIWPLIALSNIAQASAVVGIIIISKKHGERDISVPAAISAYLGVTEPAMYGINLKYKFPMLSAMIGSAIAAAICGSAGVMANGIGVGGLPGILSIQPQFWGVFALAMLVAIVVPVALTLVLYKRAQMKGELETANA from the coding sequence ATGAGTAAGATTGCGCGTCAAGATGTAGAGCGTCTTATTGAGCTGGTCGGGGGATCGGACAATATTGCCAGTGTTAGCCACTGCTTAACCCGCTTACGTTTCGTGTTGAATGACACAGATAAAGCCGATACCAAACAGTTAGATGCACTGCCTATGGTGAAAGGCTGTTTTACCAACGCAGGTCAGTTCCAAGTGGTGATCGGCACGGAAGTCGATGAGGTATACAAGGTACTGATCGAGTTAAGTGGTAAAAGTGAAGCGAGCAAAGATGAATCTAAGAACGCCGCTCGTCAAAACATGAACATCGTTGAGCGTGGTATTTCCCACCTTGCTGAAATCTTTGTACCACTGTTACCTGCGATCATCACTGGTGGTTTGATTCTTGGCTTCCGTAACGTGATTGGCGACATCAAGATGTTTGATGGCCAAACGCTCACGGAAATCAGCCAGTTTTGGGCAACGGTACACTCTTTCTTATGGCTAATTGGTGAAGCAATCTTCTTCTTCCTGCCAGTTGGCGTGTGTTGGTCGACAGTGAAAAAGCTCGGTGGTACTCCGATTCTGGGTATTACATTGGGTGTCACACTGGTTTCGCCACAGTTAATGAACGCCTACCTAATTGGTAAGCAAGTGCCTGAAGTATGGGATTTTGGCTTATTCGCTATCGAGAAAGTGGGCTACCAAGCGCAAGTGATTCCTGCGATGTTAGCGGGTGTTGCCTTGGCGTTCATAGAAACCAATTTAAAGCGCATCATTCCGTCTTACCTTTACCTAGTGGTCGTGCCGTTTGTTTCTATCATTGTGTCTGTGATTCTTGCGCACTCTATCATTGGTCCATTCGGTCGCATGTTGGGTGACGGCGTTGCTTTCGCAGCAAAAGCAGCCATGACGGGTGACTTCGCAATGATTGGCTCAACCATCTTCGGTTTCCTATACGCGCCATTGGTGATTACTGGTATTCACCACACCACCAACGCGGTTGACCTTCAACTGATGCAAGAGCTAGGTGGCACGCCAATCTGGCCTCTGATTGCACTTTCAAATATTGCTCAAGCGTCTGCAGTAGTCGGCATCATTATCATCAGTAAAAAACACGGCGAGCGTGATATCTCGGTGCCTGCGGCTATCTCTGCTTACCTTGGTGTGACAGAGCCTGCGATGTACGGCATCAACTTGAAATACAAATTCCCAATGCTAAGCGCGATGATCGGCAGTGCGATTGCTGCAGCTATCTGTGGCAGCGCAGGTGTGATGGCGAATGGTATTGGTGTGGGCGGTTTGCCGGGCATCTTGTCTATCCAACCACAGTTCTGGGGCGTATTTGCTCTGGCGATGTTGGTGGCGATTGTCGTCCCAGTAGCGCTGACGCTTGTGTTGTATAAGCGCGCACAGATGAAAGGTGAGTTAGAAACCGCTAACGCGTAA
- the treC gene encoding alpha,alpha-phosphotrehalase has translation MAMTKHDESWWKTATIYQIYPKSFCDSGSKGTGDIKGIISKLDYLKHLGVDAIWLTPVYQSPMIDNGYDISDYYAINPDFGTMQDLDTLLAEAHQLGIRIIMDVVVNHTSTEHKWFQSALGDKNSPYRDYYIWKDPVDGAEPNNWQSKFGGNAWALDEKTGQYYLHLFAKEQADLNWENPVVREEVKEVISFWAEKGVDGFRLDVINLISKQQDFPSDDIGDGRRFYTDGPRVHEYLQEISEAVFQKYGSVTVGEMSSTTLEHCQQYSAQDGKELSMVFNFHHLKVDYPNGDKWTKAPFDFIQLKQIFNHWQIGLNGKGWGALFWCNHDQPRVVSRLGNDEQYRVESAKMLAASVHMMQGTPYVYQGEEIGMTNPGYTEISQYRDVESTNMYDIMVNRDGVSHDDMMAILAQKSRDNSRTPMQWNSAKHAGFTKGAPWLEVAQNYSEINADTAIADLNSVFYFYKRLIELRKQVPVITDGRYEDLLPEHKRIFAYARQNDKQTLLCINNYYGEAVECALPERLDMNKAKNLLSNYQNATSAIASNHQVLRPYETRILLIEG, from the coding sequence ATGGCAATGACCAAGCATGATGAGAGCTGGTGGAAAACCGCAACCATCTACCAAATTTACCCAAAAAGCTTTTGTGACAGTGGAAGTAAAGGCACGGGCGATATCAAAGGGATCATTTCTAAGCTGGACTATCTAAAACACCTTGGTGTGGATGCGATTTGGCTGACGCCGGTTTATCAATCACCAATGATCGACAACGGTTATGACATTTCCGATTACTATGCGATCAACCCAGATTTCGGCACTATGCAAGATTTAGATACCCTGTTGGCGGAGGCTCACCAGCTGGGTATTCGAATCATCATGGATGTCGTGGTCAACCATACTTCGACAGAGCACAAGTGGTTCCAATCAGCACTGGGTGACAAAAACAGTCCATACCGTGATTACTACATCTGGAAAGATCCGGTTGATGGCGCAGAGCCAAACAACTGGCAATCTAAGTTTGGTGGCAATGCTTGGGCACTGGATGAAAAAACGGGCCAGTACTATTTGCACCTTTTTGCTAAAGAGCAAGCGGACTTAAACTGGGAAAACCCGGTAGTGCGTGAAGAAGTGAAAGAAGTCATCAGCTTCTGGGCAGAGAAAGGTGTGGATGGTTTCCGTCTTGACGTTATCAACCTGATTTCCAAGCAGCAAGATTTTCCAAGTGACGATATTGGTGATGGTCGCCGTTTCTACACGGATGGTCCACGTGTGCACGAATACCTTCAAGAGATCAGTGAAGCCGTGTTCCAAAAATATGGCAGCGTGACGGTGGGTGAAATGTCGTCCACCACGCTAGAGCATTGTCAGCAGTATTCAGCGCAAGATGGCAAAGAGCTGTCGATGGTGTTCAACTTCCACCACTTGAAAGTCGATTACCCGAATGGTGATAAGTGGACGAAAGCGCCGTTTGACTTCATCCAACTGAAACAGATCTTCAACCATTGGCAAATCGGCTTAAATGGCAAAGGGTGGGGCGCGCTATTTTGGTGTAACCACGACCAACCACGCGTTGTGAGCCGGTTAGGTAACGACGAACAATACCGCGTCGAGTCTGCCAAAATGCTTGCTGCATCGGTACACATGATGCAAGGTACGCCTTATGTTTACCAAGGTGAAGAGATCGGGATGACCAACCCAGGTTACACCGAAATCAGCCAATATCGCGATGTTGAAAGCACGAACATGTACGACATCATGGTCAATCGCGATGGCGTATCTCACGACGACATGATGGCGATTTTGGCGCAGAAGTCGCGTGATAATTCACGTACTCCAATGCAATGGAACAGCGCGAAACATGCGGGCTTTACTAAAGGCGCGCCGTGGCTAGAGGTGGCTCAGAACTATTCTGAGATCAACGCGGATACCGCGATTGCTGATTTGAACTCAGTGTTCTACTTCTACAAGCGCTTGATTGAGCTGCGTAAACAGGTTCCAGTCATCACCGATGGTCGTTACGAAGACTTACTGCCTGAGCACAAACGTATTTTTGCTTACGCACGTCAGAACGACAAGCAAACGCTGCTGTGTATTAACAACTACTACGGCGAAGCAGTGGAGTGTGCATTACCAGAGCGCTTGGATATGAACAAAGCCAAAAATCTGCTTTCCAACTATCAGAATGCGACCAGCGCGATTGCTTCCAATCACCAAGTACTGCGTCCTTACGAAACTCGCATCTTGCTGATTGAAGGTTAA
- a CDS encoding YitT family protein, translating into MEKHSRKEDWMAILTGTFLVAQGVFFLQSANLLTGGTTGLALLISQFTPFTFGVLYFLANCPFYLLAWKRFGRHFAINSAISGALVSIFADNLYLLISLESINEIYCAVAGGLLMGLGMLILFRHRSSLGGFNVLCLFIQDKFGISVGKSQMAIDACILFASFFFVTPWVIGLSILGAFALNLVLAMNHKPHRYSVSYGS; encoded by the coding sequence ATGGAAAAACACTCAAGAAAAGAAGACTGGATGGCAATTCTTACGGGGACCTTTTTGGTCGCTCAAGGCGTTTTCTTTCTCCAATCCGCGAACCTCTTAACCGGAGGCACCACAGGATTGGCTCTGCTTATTAGCCAATTTACACCTTTTACGTTTGGTGTGCTGTACTTTTTAGCCAACTGTCCTTTTTACTTGCTAGCATGGAAACGCTTCGGCCGTCATTTTGCGATTAATAGTGCAATTTCTGGCGCTTTGGTTTCTATCTTTGCGGATAATCTGTATTTGCTGATCTCACTCGAGTCGATTAATGAGATTTACTGTGCAGTTGCTGGCGGGCTGTTGATGGGCTTGGGTATGTTGATCCTGTTCCGTCACCGTTCAAGTTTGGGTGGCTTCAACGTGCTGTGCTTGTTCATTCAGGACAAATTCGGTATTTCGGTCGGGAAATCTCAGATGGCGATCGACGCGTGTATTTTGTTTGCGTCTTTCTTCTTCGTCACACCTTGGGTGATCGGCTTATCGATTCTTGGCGCCTTCGCACTGAACCTTGTACTTGCAATGAATCACAAACCGCATCGCTACTCAGTAAGTTACGGTTCATAG
- the glyA gene encoding serine hydroxymethyltransferase codes for MLKRDMNIADYDAELFAAIQEETLRQEEHIELIASENYTSPRVMEAQGSQLTNKYAEGYPGKRYYGGCEYVDKAEALAIDRACQLFGCEYANVQPHSGSQANSAVYMALLNPGDTVLGMSLAHGGHLTHGSPVNFSGKHYNVIPYGIDEAGQINYDEMEQLALEHKPKMIIGGFSAYSQIVDWKRMREIADKVDAYLFVDMAHVAGLIAAGEYPTPVPHAHVVTTTTHKTLAGPRGGLILSNEGEELYKKLNSAVFPGGQGGPLMHVIAGKAVAFKEAMEPEFKAYQANVVKNAKAMVGQFQERGYKIVSNGTENHLFLVDLIDKDITGKDADAALGAANITVNKNSVPNDPRSPFVTSGIRVGTPAITRRGFTEDDAKELANWMCDVLDNIGNEEVIEATKQKVLEICKRLPVYA; via the coding sequence ATGCTTAAGCGTGATATGAACATCGCAGATTACGATGCGGAACTGTTCGCAGCTATCCAGGAAGAAACACTTCGCCAGGAAGAACACATTGAACTAATCGCTTCTGAAAACTACACAAGTCCACGTGTAATGGAAGCTCAAGGTTCTCAGCTAACGAACAAATACGCTGAAGGCTACCCAGGCAAGCGTTACTACGGCGGTTGTGAGTACGTAGATAAAGCTGAAGCTCTGGCAATCGATCGTGCATGCCAACTGTTCGGTTGTGAGTACGCGAACGTACAGCCTCACTCAGGTTCTCAAGCAAACAGCGCAGTTTACATGGCGCTTCTAAACCCAGGCGACACAGTTCTAGGTATGAGCCTAGCGCACGGTGGTCACCTAACTCACGGTTCTCCAGTAAACTTTTCTGGTAAGCACTACAACGTGATTCCTTACGGTATCGACGAAGCAGGTCAAATCAACTACGACGAGATGGAACAGCTAGCGCTTGAGCACAAGCCTAAGATGATCATCGGTGGTTTCTCTGCTTACTCACAAATCGTTGATTGGAAACGCATGCGTGAAATCGCGGACAAAGTTGACGCTTACCTATTCGTAGACATGGCACACGTTGCTGGTCTAATCGCAGCTGGCGAGTATCCAACACCAGTTCCACACGCTCACGTAGTAACTACGACTACGCACAAAACGCTAGCAGGTCCTCGTGGCGGTCTTATCCTTTCTAACGAAGGTGAAGAGCTCTACAAGAAGCTGAACTCAGCAGTATTCCCTGGCGGTCAAGGTGGTCCTCTAATGCACGTTATCGCTGGTAAAGCGGTAGCGTTCAAAGAAGCGATGGAGCCTGAATTCAAAGCTTACCAAGCTAACGTTGTGAAAAACGCGAAAGCAATGGTCGGTCAATTCCAAGAGCGTGGCTACAAGATCGTTTCTAACGGTACTGAGAACCACCTATTCCTAGTTGACCTAATCGACAAAGACATCACTGGTAAAGATGCAGATGCAGCATTAGGTGCAGCAAACATCACAGTAAACAAGAACTCTGTTCCAAACGACCCACGCAGCCCATTCGTAACGTCTGGTATCCGTGTTGGTACGCCAGCAATTACTCGTCGCGGCTTCACTGAAGATGACGCGAAAGAGCTAGCAAACTGGATGTGTGACGTTCTAGATAACATCGGCAACGAAGAAGTTATCGAAGCAACAAAACAGAAAGTTCTAGAAATCTGTAAGCGTCTACCAGTTTACGCGTAA